A window from Chaetodon trifascialis isolate fChaTrf1 chromosome 5, fChaTrf1.hap1, whole genome shotgun sequence encodes these proteins:
- the LOC139330970 gene encoding signal-regulatory protein beta-2-like: protein MLIVFYSLLMLGVGRSTDDQIFETRTVDFGQNVTLTCERSTSWSSTQLFWIRLVSGNLPEILGGTFTFDHDSVINTGHITAKQEPGRFILHISETKLSDTGVYYCLKVKHLHMALLKGTFLRIKGPEPDITAVVQVPPSDPVRPGDSVSLQCSVLSDSEKKTCPGGLGVYWFRAGSHESHPSVIYAHGNSGDECETSPEARSPQKCVYNFFKENISSSDAGTYHCAVATCGQILFRNGTKLQVEGNDLQKNTVLFLLCAALAMSLTVIVSLIYTIKRKSCGCCNAAVVLEANAATARGDQETEQRDGDMWVYSSVIFTMITDDSGTFKDPKAAEKARIYAAVKAFCLD from the exons ATGCTGATCGTGTTTTATTCACTGCTGATGCTCGGAGTGGGGC GATCCACAGATGATCAGATCTTTGAGACAAGGACTGTTGattttggacaaaatgtgacTCTGACCTGTGAACGCTCGACATCTTGGTCTTCAACACAATTATTTTGGATCAGGCTTGTTTCTGGAAACTTGCCTGAAATCTTGGGAGGAACCTTTACTTTTGATCATGATAGTGTGATCAACACTGGTCACATCACAGCCAAACAAGAGCCTGGAAGATTTATTCTGCATATTAGTGAAACAAAGCTCAGCGATACTGGAGTTTACTACTGTTTAAAAGTAAAACACCTTCACATGGCTCTTCTGAAAGGAACATTTCTAAGGATCAAAG GACCAGAACCTGATATCACTGCGGTCGTTCAAGTCCCTCCATCTGATCCGGTCCGTCCAGgagactcagtgtctctgcagtgttcagtcctctctgactctgagaAGAAAACATGTCCAGGAGGACTCGGTGTGTACTGGTTCAGAGCCGGATCACATGAATCTCATCCCAGTGTCATTTACGCTCATGGAAACAGTGGTGATGAGTGTGAGACGAGTCCTGAGGCTCGCTctccacagaaatgtgtctaCAACTTCTTCAAGGAgaacatcagctcctctgatgctggGACTTATCACTGTGCTGTGGCCACATGTGGACAGATATTATTTAGAAATGGAACAAAACTCCAGGTTGAAGGTAA CGATTTGCAGAAGAATacagttctgtttctgttatgtGCAGCTTTGGCTATGAGTCTGACTGTTATCGTCTCCCTGATTTATACCATCAAGAGAAAATCTTGCGGTTGTTGCAACG ctgctgttgttctggAAGCAAATGCTGCAACAGCCAGAGGTGATCAGGAAACTGAGCAG agagatggagacatgTGGGTTTATTCCTCAGTCATCTTCACCATGATTACAGATGACAGTGGCACATTTAAGGatccaaaagcagcagagaaagcgAGGATTTACGCTGCTGTCAAGGCTTTTTGTTTGGATTAG